The Cyclopterus lumpus isolate fCycLum1 chromosome 3, fCycLum1.pri, whole genome shotgun sequence genome includes the window GGCCTACGTACACAAGCAGACCGAGGAGGGAgggtatgacacacacacacacacagacacacaaaggacGGGTGGGCGGGGAAAGGAAATGACAACCGTGGTTGGCGTTCCAAAGCTAAATCTTTTCAAAAAcagttttaatgttgttgttgtcgttgtgtaATCACAATATAAATGGTCAGATGATTGGAAAGAAAGGAATGAATggagaaacagtagtattaatTAGGAAGGAGTTACCCAGAGAGAATTAATCAAAATCAAGGTTTCAGCAGGTGTTTTGCAGTATGATGCTGTTAGGGATGAATCCTCTACTCTGCCACAAGCCAACCCAGTCTGTTATAAGGGAGTTGAAAATAGTTGAACTTGTTACAGTGCATTTAAAAGTAATCTGCTGACGGACTTAATTACTTGTAATTATTTActgctgtatttagtttgtttttatagtTGAACTATCTTGGAAGCATATAATGTACATACTACAGGAGAAGAACATAGCAATATCTGGCCTCACATGCACTGCCTACACAGGAGTGTAGGTGCAGTTTATTACTCTAAGCtatattttaagtgttttaaagCTGTGTGCGTTTGAGCAGTGTGACCGTAACCATCTTGTACTGTAACGTCTACAGGAGTCTTCCCGATGGAGTGGAGACTGACATCATCGCAACCATCAAGAAAACCTTCAACTTCAGCCAGAGTGATGCCATCCACCTCTTTCAGACTCTGATGGAGTGCATGAAAAGCAAAGAATTGGTACATtcatgtaaaaatgtttttatcgtGTTCATACACCTCTTATccttcagtttttatttatttactcccATTTAAAATTTGTGATTAACGTGCAGAGATCAAGAGTCGTGTATTACAATTCCTGGAAACCGAACAAGAAATAAGAGGAAATAGAGCAGCGTTCAAGAAAATGAGCCAATTGAAGCACTGCCACATAAACTACTTTGATTGTCCCACTGTTAGTTTTCAAAAAGTGATGTATCACAAATTCTTGACATCTGGATAATTGCCTGTGGGAACATGTTGATAAGTGCTATCATATTTCTTGGAAAACAGATCACTGTGTTTCACATCAGCTCCGACGAGCACCAGGACATTGATGTAGCCATTCTGAGGGCCTTACTCCAAGGTTAGTAGATGACTTCTCTCTGAACCTGTTTGCTTCAGCTTCTTTAACAAAGGAACTGAGTCACATGAAGTTGATTCAGTCTATTCATATGCTGAGTTTGTTGGCAATGGGAGATAAAGATTTCAAGACTTTGTAATGTTGTCATTGTGATAAAGATATGCTTTGAGAGCAGCGTTCCACCCTGTGTGCCCTTCTCTTTGTGTTGATGAGGAGATCATGTTGCTCACATTCACAGGGCCTCCCTATTCCAACTGAGCTGCATGTCTCAGTCGTATTCCTCTTCTCTACACTTGGTTGCAATGCGGTTAGAAGAAAAAGACCCACTTAatgatctctttttttaaaactctgaCAAGCCGTTGTGTGAACAAAGGCATTCTTCATCTCAAGTATGTAACACATTGTTCACCTGAAAGAAGTTTTGCACTGAATGTAGCTGGGTGCAGACATTCTTGTAATTCAAGTTTATTTAGACAAAAGAGGGTGACTGACTTAAACTGGTTCTGACAAACAGACTAAATGAAAAGGCCCACTCAGGCAAATATTTGTCTCCCTAAGGCGCAGTCTTCCTGGTGAAACAGTAACTCATCCTCAAAAGGACCCACGAGTACAAAAGCTCTCAGGCCTATTAAAGAATACAGAGTGCTGCTTTAAGACCGTTCTCTCTTTAACTGCGATTCAATTAATTTAGCAGGCTGGATGTTAAATGGGAAGTTTGAAAGAGTTACACGAAATGCCATCACTGTTGTTTAATGCTGAATACATCCTCTTTTCTGCAAgtggatttttttaaagacagcCTACCTGAGATCTCAGGGTATCTGGAGTTCAATAGTCATTTCAGTCCAATCAAATGCCCACTGAGTTTCAGTTTTGACAGCCACACAATCAATTCCGTGTACAGTGATAGTGATTTGATTCAGATGGTTCCTCGAGGACAATAAAGCAGATTAGTGTGGAAGAGAGCAGTAGACTGAATTAGGATTTACTTTGTAGTCTAATCTGCTGCATTGCTGTATTAGTATGTAATTGACTGTATTACTGCCCTGGCCCTGCTCTACTAACCCCCTCTAATCCTGCTAGCTGGCTAACAGGAAATACACAGTTAATAAGGCTTTAGTGTCCTGGGAATtaatatgtgtgtctgtgatgtttACACCCGGCTGTACCTGCTTATTTCAGGCACAAACGCATCAGCCTTCGATCAGCTGGTCCTGACACTGGCCTGGGACCGGGTAGACATAGCCAAGAatcatgtatttgtgtatggACAGCAGCTCCTGGTACGTATGCGTGTTTATTGtctatgtatatgtgtgtgtttttgttcatggATGTTGATTTTAGCGCAGCGCCAGCTCCAATTCATTGAACTCGCCCAAAATGACTCCCAGAACCTCTGCTTACCACAATATGCAGTCTGGGGAGCCGGGGGACTGGTCTCGGGCAGGCTGCCATATACTGCTTGTCTTGACTGCAACATGATCCCTATTACAAATGTCTTTATAAGCTGCCCTTAGTgcttatgtttattttgaaacttgGGGGAATCCTGGCATTTGCGTGAATGATAGGATGGatgatatttaatttgttttttttgtaatggaCATATTTTTGGTCTCTTCTCTCGCTAAAGGTGAGCTCTCTGGAGCAAGCAATGCTGGATGCACTCGTGATGGACAGGGTGGATTTTGTCAAGTTGCTCATAGAAAATGGCGTGAGCATGCATCGATTCCTGACAATCAGTCGGTTAGAGGAGCTCTACAACACGGTAACATTATGAAACGCCTACTAGCCACTGAGTAACAGAGATAGcttgtgtgtcaacaacatatacatgaatgtttttttatcttcaATTTTAGAAACAACTTCCCAACAACCCAACTCTCCTCCACCTGGTTAGAGATGTCAAACAGGTATAGTCTGTGTGCAAAGTATAGTTTATCAGTTGATGTTGAACCAGTGCTCATTCTCCCCCACTATGTGTCCTTGCAGAGCCATCTGCCTCCAAACTACAAGATCACTTTGATTGATGTGGGCCTGGTAATTGAGTTCCTGATGGGTGGGACTTACAGGTGCAACTACACCAGGAAACGCTTCCGAATCATTTACAACaatctccatggcaacaataGGGTGAGTTTTAACTTGGGTTGATATTTAAAAACTCTGGCCTGtgttttaactttatttaaagtgGTACGATGCACTGGAGTTAAAACCTGGCATGAAGTGTGgatgtagtaaaaaaaaaaaaagaaactatcTACAGTTCATGTACAGTATTGTATTACTGATGTGAGGCCCGAAACTGTTATTTAATGCATTATGAACTATAGTAAAAGTTAGCAGAGTAAAATCaactgaaaatgtattcatgttccGCACAGAGGTCGGGGCGCCACACTGCGGGTCCTGGTTTGAGAAAAAGTCACGAGGCTTTTAGCATGCAGGCTGACAAAAAAGAGAAGACGAGGCACAACCACTTCATCAAAACTGCACAGCCATACAAACCGAAGGTAAATATTTCAATCAAAGGTACAAGACTTCCATTAGACTGTAACATCCCACATCTCTAAAAATGAAAAGGTCCAGTGATAAAGATATGTTAAATTGGGGGAAAGTTAAGTCAGTCACTCCTCTCACCTctgcttccctctcctctcagctTGAATCTTCCATCGAGCAGAACAAAAAGAGAAGCAAAGAAGAGATTGTGGACATAGATGACCCAGAGACGCGGCGGTTTCCCTACCCTTTCAATGAGCTGCTGGTGTGGGCTGTGCTGTTGAAGAGGCAGAAAATGTCCCTCTTCTTCTGGCAGCACGGCGAGGAGAACATGGCAAAGGCACTGGTGGCTTGTAAGCTTTGCCGATCCATGGGCTACGAGGCCAAGAAGAGCGACGTGGTGGACGACACCTCAGAGGAGCTCAAGGAGTACTCAAAGTACGTTTTTCTATGGCTTTGATTCATGTCAGGGTGGCATCTTTGTAAAAGGAGAAGGTAAGGACTAATCCAACTGTGCTGACGTATTTCAGTGAGTTTGGGACGTTAGCAGTGGACCTGCTGGAGGAGTCGTTCAGGCAGGATGAGACCATGGCCATGAAGCTGCTCACCTACGAGCTAAAAAACTGGAGCAACTCCACCTGTTTGAAGTTGGCTGTCTCCTCCCACCTACGGCCCTTTGTGGCTCATACCTGCACCCAGTTTCTGCTGTCAGACATGTGGATGGGACGGCTGAACATGCGCAAGAACTCCTGGTACAAGGTTCATGTTccatttagatttttatttttggtaacAAAcgagatatatacacacacacatacatgacaaTGTAAAGTATTAGTATATGTGCagcttaatacaaatattaaaccATGATGTAGTcgtttaatatttgtatttggtGAAGTTTGTCAACAGATCCCGTGTTCTTGGGGCTTGAACAAAGGTTTGCTTTCATATTTAATCCCTAATTTCAAGTACATCGTTGAGGCGTTAGAATGCCACCATGATTCATGGTGAAGAATAGGAACAGTTTTTAAACTTGTTCATCACAAATGGTCTCCTTCTAGCATTTCCTGAATTCTAGGTCTAAGCACTGTGGAAAAACTACGTTGGTTTCAAGTTCTGGTACAAAAGACACTTAACTTTCTCCTAACACTTTTGGTGTAAATGGAGTAAATAAGCTAATTGGAAAAAAGTGTTGATCTTGTTCTTAAATGTCTTCCCTAAATCTCGttgcttttaaaagaaagcAGTATTTGCATACTCGCATGAAATGACCACGCTGTCGTTTCTTTGTTTCAGGTTTTAGCATCAGTGTGGAGACTTTTACAGCAGGGATTGGCCTCTCTTATACAATATATGCACTGAGGCAATAAAACACTTGGGATTCATTAGTGCGTGTAATTCAAAGGACGTTCTTCACAAATATTGAAGCATCCACCCATATCAGTGTGTATCTGTCTCTAGGTGATTCTGAGTATCTTGGTGCCTCCTGCCATCCTGCTGTTGGAGTACAAATCCAAGGCTGAGATGGCTCACATCCCTCAGAGTCAGGACGACCACCAGATGACCATGGAGGACAGCGAACACAACATCCAGAACATAACTGAAGAAATCCAAATGGTTAGGGTTACTCCGTcgctctgtttttaaaaaggtgtatacgttctttcctttttcttttgaaactCTAAAATATGGTATCTCCCTCACGTCAAAGTAGTCACGCAGAAAATGTCATATCCAAATTCATAAGCGTGTTAAAGATAAAACATTGTCCATAGCTGAGGTGGTGTTAAAGGGTTAATGAGCTGTGAACAGGTTGTAGTTCTGTTGTGTAATGACAAAAGTAGCAAGATGGATATTTACATAAAAAGATTAATAAAGATAAATATTTTTGACTCACTGAGTCATTTTTTTGCTCACTTTCCCTCACATTCTTCTCTTTACCCTgcattctctttctctcattttctctccacATTGTGGCCTGCTGCTGTCTAATTTAGGCCTTTTTTTTGTAACCACTCTGCAGGATGTGTTCAAGGAGGCCAGATCCCACGACCACGTGGAGACAAAGAATGACATGGACACACAAATTCGCTCCAGAAAGCTGCCCTTGACCAGGAAAATATATGCCTTCTACCACGCTCCCATTGTCAAGTTCTGGTCTAACACGGTAAGGAGATTACAGaagaaaatgcacacaaacaaatgtacacATCCATCTAACCATCTGTTTTATGGCTGTGTAGGATTCTGGGTACGAATATTGCTACCCAGGAGCCGTCGCTTAAGACagattgtttacatttttgctTTTGAAAAGGAGATAACTTGCATGGTTGAGATGTGGTGGAAATGGAAGCATAAATGAGCAAAATAGACTTTATTGCATAGCTTGATCCTTTTGCTCCTTAGGATCTGAAACAGTTTAGTCCAAAGGGGTTGTTAGAGATTTGGTCACTGTTTTGCTGGATGTTTATGGCTCCCTCCACCAGTATGGTCTGACAAAGCCCTTCAGACTCGAGCTGTGATCGACCACAAATAGGAGAAGGACAAGGTCCAACCTTCTCTTATCAGGCGCCCACACAGAAAGTGGTGAGACACTAAAAATGGAAACAGAGTTCTCTTATTCTGTATTTTAGCATTGAATGGGCGAACAAATATTCCCACATCACCCTCATACAGTTCACAACTTGCATCTAGTTAGAACCCTCAAATACTGGACACATACTAAACTAGATGTACTTAAACCAATGCTCAGCAGTCAAATAATCTCTTTCCCAGAGTGCCATAGCAATGTGAAATTCTGAGCAAAAAAAGaggcagttttattttttaacgcATTTTCTTCAATACAAACTTACTACTGCCACGTTCACACTCCAGCACAGGGTTATCACTCATCTTTTCGCGcctgtttttatgtttatttacaaGCCCGAGGCTGGTTCTCAGGAGCCTTGGAGATGTCATTGAGGGTTCTATTTTCAGGAACAGGGTTGTTTTTCAGGCTGTTCAAGATCAAGAGGTGCTGATACCATCACAGAAACTGCTATTCTACGTAATATAGCCTGTGCCCACGCTTATCTACATCTGCTGCACCTGCTTCCATTCCCATTTCAACACATCAATGCAGCACAACAATAGATTACCGATCAGGCGGCAGTGTTAATGGCTGTTTTTCCAGCAGTTCACACCTCGCATGTCAAGGTTGAgcacaggttttttttgggaATCCAAGTTGTACTGGacgtgagtgtctgtgtgtaactTTACCTGCCTAGATGAACACACTTTCCCACAGTCCGCAGTATTGTTGGACAAATGCAGGTCAACCTTAAGTGGGGAATACATTTACCATTGGGAGACAATCATGTGGCTTGTTGTTTCTGTACAGAAATAGAAGAAAGCATGAGAGTAAGGTGTGCTAAGTACTTCTAATACGTCACCTGAGCCATGTTCGGATCTAAAATATTGTTGAACACATCAGTTTAcaacacaaagtaaaaaaaacaaataaataatagtacTTTCAcctaatttatttatgtaaatatcaTGTTATGTTAGTTCTATTTATAAAAGCCATTTATGTAAATAGttagttgatttaaaaaaagaagaaaacaacccTGAGTAAGAGTCCACAACCATACTAGAAGTTCTGCGATGTTGTACTCTGGCACAACGGTGCTTTGCTCATCATCTTAATTTAGTGTTTTAACATAACTACGTTTGCTTAttcaaagtacagctgaggctgccAAAGTGTTGGACTAATTGAAATTTGACCCGATAATGGCACTGAAGGAAATGTTAAGGGCTCactgttttcagtttttctcCTGAGGGAGGTTTAAATGTCTGAACTAAATGCCATGGCGATCCATTCAAAACGTGACAAGATATCTCACACCTAGTAGAAGTTGTTATGACTAGCACCGGGTTGATGAGAGCAGTGAACACCAATTACCTACAGTGGCTTTTATTTAGTGTGACGACAAAAATGCAGActattgcagctttaattaagtAGAACATTCCAATCTCCATTTCTTATATAATCCCCTGAACCGCTCACTCCTTCTGAGAGCAGACTTTGTTGGGCACAGCTGACCACTAGAGCATAGAGGTCTCAGTCAAAATGGCAGACTATTTACTCCGGACTCAAAGTGCCGTGATGAGGTTCAGCCCCTTCAGAGGGCCTCAACTAACCCCGTCAGTGGACGCCCCTCTCGGGAGCTTTTTGAATTTAGACGCTCTTTGTCAACGTAGGCCAGTTATCATCTACATCCAACATCTTCGACACAGTGTATCcacatttcaaacatttatgacatacaaagtaaaaaaaaaaaaaaataattactgcATTCCCATTCTTGGGAGAATTAATCCTTTTACTTACATTCAATGCTATGTTTTTGGAGTTGTTTCTGACTGTTATTGTTGTGTATCTCACATTGTCAGCTCTTCTACCTGGGCTTCTTGATGTTCTACTCGTATGTAGTCCTGGTGAAAATGCCTGAAATTCCTTCTCCTCAAGAGTGGGTGGTCATCCTCTACATATTCACCTCTGCCATTGAGAAAATTCGAGAGGTACGTGCAACACAATGTAATTGTTAAATATTGAGCGTAATGAagatataacatttttttttttattcaccaaagataataataataatgaaaataataaagtatatatctctctatccatctcaGTATTGTTTCACATTtagttcctcctctctcctccaactCCTTTTTTCCAGATGTTTATGTCTGAAGCAGGCAAAATAAGCCAGAAGATAAAGGTGTGGTTCAGCGACTATTTCAATGTGTCGGACTTTCTGGCCATTGTTACCTTCTTTATCGGCTTTGGCTTGAGATTGGCCGGAGGTGAAGCCTTTGTCCCTGGGAGGACGGTGTATTGTCTCAATATCATCTTCTGGTACGTGCGACTCCTGGATATACTGGCTGTCAACCAGCAAGCTGGACCGTACGTCATGATGATCGCTAAAATGGTGagtttgtgagagtgagacataaTGTAGAGAAAGCAGACGAGAATGTTTTTCTACACTGTTAAAgttatttaatgttattatttttccaACTATGTTTTTCCTGGTCTCAGAGATGCAATGAAACcggaataatgtaataatttattaCGCATTTGTTACTGTAATTGACACTAATAAGCCAAGAACACTTCACATCCAGTAATAACTTATGTTAGAATATTTTTATAGTGATAGTAATGGGTACCTAAGGCCATGGCGGTATAACGGGCACCTTCAAATGATACGCAATTGTTTAGGTATACTTTAGTCTGAACATATTGTGAGAGAGTTACGAGGTTATTGTGCATCACAACATGCTgttattaatattcatgttttaatCCGTTCGcacattcatatttaaacaGCATTAATCATCTACATGACCAGGTAACGTAACCTACTGTATTATCCTACACAGCCCCATCAGTTTTAGAACTGACTTTTAACCCGTCCTGCTATTATCTTGTCCATTTATTGTGCTCCATGTTGTAGTTTTTACAAAGTATTTGTATAACCCCTGAGTTGAAAGTGTACCGTGAACAGATATTGGATCAAATATGTTAAGATCGTGTGAAAATGGgttatttaattttgttcaaGGAGTAGTTTGCAAAaaggtaatatatatatatatatatatgtatgtatatatatatatatatatatatatatatatatatatatatatatatatatatatatataaaaaattggCAGTGGTgcgctaaatatgaagctagaaTAAGCAGGCAATTGGCTTAGCATTGCattaagacaggaagcaggtaaAAATGGCGACCGTGGGTTTGTCCCAAACTTATTAAATCTGCTTACCAGCACCTCCTTAATTTTACTAAGTAAGTTTCtttaatgcacacacaaacaatagtTTGAGTTTTTCGGGAAATGCAACAAGTAGGACTATTCCTTGTTTGAGCCATTGACTTCCTGAAGTCTAATTAGTGAACTACGGTGGGTACGTGTGTCTTCTTTAccttttggacagagccaggttAGTCGATTCACATGTTATCGGTCTTCATGCTAAGCAGCTGCTAGCTGTGGCTTTATATTCTCTGTGGAGATGTTAAAGTGGTATTGTTCTCAGCATGAGAGCCAATAAGTGTATTTTGTAATTGATCAAACTCCTCCTGTAATTGAATCTAGATTTAATCGTAACACAATCAAGTTTCCATCATGTACACCTTCATAGCTGTTAAGTAGTCGTAAACCCTTCAACATT containing:
- the trpm7 gene encoding transient receptor potential cation channel subfamily M member 7 isoform X3 — encoded protein: MSQKPWIESTFTKRECVYILPVSKDPHRCLPGCQICQQLVRCCCGRLVRQHVGFTASLATKYSDVKLGENSNLSMPELEEWSVEKHTEASPSDAYGVINFQGGSHSYRAKYVRLSHDSRPESILRLMLKEWHMELPKILISVHGGVQNFELHPRLKQVVGKGLVKAAVTTGAWILTGGVNTGVAKHVGDALKEHCSRSSKKICTIGIAPWGVIENRNDLIGRDIIAPYQTLLNPLSKLNVLNNLHSHFLLVDDGTVGKYGAEVQLRRDLEKHINLQRIHARIGQGVPVVALIFEGGPNVILTVLDYLQESPPVPVVVCEGTGRAADILAYVHKQTEEGGSLPDGVETDIIATIKKTFNFSQSDAIHLFQTLMECMKSKELITVFHISSDEHQDIDVAILRALLQGTNASAFDQLVLTLAWDRVDIAKNHVFVYGQQLLVSSLEQAMLDALVMDRVDFVKLLIENGVSMHRFLTISRLEELYNTKQLPNNPTLLHLVRDVKQSHLPPNYKITLIDVGLVIEFLMGGTYRCNYTRKRFRIIYNNLHGNNRRSGRHTAGPGLRKSHEAFSMQADKKEKTRHNHFIKTAQPYKPKLESSIEQNKKRSKEEIVDIDDPETRRFPYPFNELLVWAVLLKRQKMSLFFWQHGEENMAKALVACKLCRSMGYEAKKSDVVDDTSEELKEYSNEFGTLAVDLLEESFRQDETMAMKLLTYELKNWSNSTCLKLAVSSHLRPFVAHTCTQFLLSDMWMGRLNMRKNSW